In the Malus domestica chromosome 16, GDT2T_hap1 genome, one interval contains:
- the LOC103425439 gene encoding transcriptional repressor ILP1-like has product MSSRARNFRRRADDDDDQNDDATPSTATTVKSSLKPSSASSSKSKKPQNQGPKLLSFVDDEENAAAPSRSAPSSKRDKPSARLGKPSSAHKLTALKDRLAHSSSVSTSLPSNVQPQAGTYTKEALRELQKNTRTLASSRPSSEPTIVLKGLVKPTDSISDTLRESRELDSDSDEKHEKERGNLFRRDKDEAEAQLASMRIDRGKRSPGLFPDQATIDAIRAKRERLRKSRAAAPDFISLDSGSNHGAAEGLSDEEPEFRGRIAMFGDKMDGSKKGVFEDVDDRVVDAGLRQESVDQDEEEDEDEEDKIWEEEQFRKGLGKRVDDGVVSASAPAIPSVPQPKTTYSAMTGYSWSESMPLGTSIGGAIGASQGSNVMSIKAQADTARKALEENFTKLKASHGRTILSLTKTDENLSASLLNITALEKSLSAADEKYQFMQKLRDFVSAICDFLQVKAPYIEELEAEMQKVHEQRASSTMERRNADDDEMMEIEAAVKAAMSIISKEGSSAEIIAAAKSAAQAASTAVREQTNLPVKLDEFGRDMNLKKRMDMKVRYEARQRRKRRCESKRLSAMDVDSSHRTIEGESSTDESDSESQVYHRHRQLVLDTAGKVFDDAAEEYSQLSVVKERFEDWKREYASSYRDAYMSLSVPTIFSPYVRLELLKWDPLRDKTDFLNMNWHSLLMDYGLLEDGNDLASDDADANLVPDLVEKVALPILHHQVAHCWNILSVRETNNAVAATSLVTDYVPPSSEALADLLVAVRTRLADAVTNLTVPTWSPIVLTAVPDAARLAAYRFGMSVRLMKNICLWKEILASPILEKLAIEELLCGKVLPHVRSIAANDHDAVTRIERIVASLSGVWAGSNVTGDSSRKLQPLVDYVLSLGRTLEKKHLLGVTQSETGGLARRLKKMLVDLNQYDKARDIARTFNLKEAL; this is encoded by the exons ATGAGCAGCAGAGCCAGAAACTTCCGCCGCCGCGCCGACGATGACGATGATCAAAACGACGACGCAACCCCCTCAACGGCAACCACCGTCAAATCCTCGTTAAAACCCTCTTCCGCATCCTCCTCAAAGTCCAAGAAGCCACAGAATCAAGGCCCGAAGCTCCTCAGCTTTGTCGACGACGAAGAAAACGCCGCCGCGCCGTCCCGCTCCGCGCCATCTTCCAAACGCGATAAGCCCTCTGCTCGTCTGGGCAAGCCCTCTTCAGCTCATAAGTTGACGGCTCTCAAAGACCGTCTCGCTCATTCGTCTTCTGTATCGACTTCTCTGCCGTCCAACGTTCAGCCCCAAGCCGGAACCTATACGAAAGAAGCGCTCCGTGAGCTGCAGAAGAACACGCGAACCCTAGCCAGCTCCCGACCCTCCTCCGAACCCACCATTGTTCTGAAGGGCCTTGTCAAACCCACCGACTCAATCTCCGATACGCTGAGAGAGTCACGGGAGTTGGATTCCGATTCCGACGAGAAGCATGAGAAGGAAAGGGGTAATTTGTTTAGGAGGGACAAGGACGAAGCAGAGGCCCAATTGGCCTCGATGAGAATTGACAGGGGCAAGAGGTCACCTGGGTTGTTTCCTGATCAAGCCACCATAGATGCCATTCGGGCCAAGAGGGAACGGCTCAGGAAATCGAGGGCAGCGGCTCCGGACTTTATCTCATTGGATTCAGGGAGTAATCATGGCGCTGCAGAAGGGTTGAGCGATGAGGAGCCAGAGTTTCGAGGTCGAATTGCAATGTTTGGGGATAAGATGGACGGTTCTAAAAAGGGTGTttttgaggatgttgatgaTAGGGTAGTGGATGCTGGATTGAGGCAGGAAAGCGTCGATCAGGAtgaggaagaggatgaggatgaggaagataAGATTTGGGAAGAAGAGCAGTTTAGGAAAGGGTTGGGGAAGAGGGTGGATGACGGGGTGGTCAGCGCTAGTGCTCCTGCAATTCCGAGTGTGCCCCAACCAAAGACTACTTACTCTGCAATGACGGGTTATAGTTGGTCAGAGAGTATGCCTCTTGGGACAAGTATAGGAGGGGCAATTGGAGCTTCACAAGGTTCAAATGTGATGTCCATAAAGGCACAGGCGGACACTGCTAGAAAAGCTTTGGAAGAAAATTTCACGAAGCTTAAG GCAAGTCATGGAAGAACCATTTTGTCACTAACTAAGACTGACGAAAATTTGTCGGCCTCACTGTTGAATATTACTGCTCTCGAGAAGTCTCTGTCTGCTGCTGATGAGAAGTACCAGTTCATGCAAAAGCTTCGCGATTTTGTCTCTGCCATATGTGACTTTTTGCAG GTTAAAGCTCCCTATATAGAAGAGCTTGAAGCGGAAATGCAGAAAGTTCATGAACAACGTGCCTCATCTACTATGGAAAGGAGAAATGCTGATGATGATGAAATGATGGAAATAGAAGCAGCTGTAAAAGCAGCAATGTCTATCATCAGTAAAGAAGGTAGCAGTGCTGAAATAATTGCAGCTGCTAAAAGTGCAGCACAAGCTGCATCTACTGCTGTGAGAGAACAAACTAATCTACCAGTGAAGTTAGATGAATTTGGTAGAGATATGAACCTTAAGAAACGTATGGATATGAAAGTGAGGTATGAGGCTCGACAACGCAGGAAAAGAAGGTGTGAATCTAAGAGACTGTCAGCCATGGATGTGGACAGTTCCCATCGAACAATAGAAGGAGAATCAAGCACCGATGAGAGTGACAGCGAGAGTCAAGTATACCACAGACACCGCCAGTTGGTGCTCGACACTGCAGGTAAAGTATTCGACGATGCAGCAGAGGAATATTCTCAACTTTCAGTGGTCAAAGAAAGGTTTGAAGACTGGAAGAGAGAGTATGCATCAAGCTACCGTGATGCTTACATGTCTTTAAGTGTTCCTACTATCTTCTCTCCATATGTGAGACTGGAGCTTTTGAAGTGGGACCCCCTCCGTGATAAAACAGATTTTCTAAACATGAACTG GCATTCATTGTTAATGGACTATGGTTTACTGGAGGATGGAAATGATTTGGCATCAGATGATGCTGATGCTAACCTTGTCCCTGATCTGGTGGAAAAGGTTGCTTTACCCATTTTGCATCACCAAGTTGCTCACTGTTGGAACATTCTCAGTGTGCGAGAGACCAACAACGCAGTTGCTGCCACAAGTTTGGTAACAGATTATGTTCCACCTTCTAGTGAGGCCCTTGCTGATTTATTAGTTGCTGTTCGCACCCGTCTGGCTGATGCTGTCACAAATCTTACG GTCCCAACATGGAGCCCAATTGTATTGACAGCAGTGCCAGATGCGGCACGGCTGGCAGCATATCGATTCGGTATGTCTGTTCGTTTGATGAAAAATATCTGCTTGTGGAAAGAAATCCTTGCTTCTCCCATTTTAGAGAAGCTTGCTATTGAGGAGCTGTTGTGTGGTAAAGTTCTACCTCATGTTCGAAGCATTGCTGCAAATGATCATGATGCTGTTACAAGAATTGAAAGGATTGTTGCTTCTTTATCTGGGGTGTGGGCAGGCTCAAATGTCACAGGGGACAGCAG CCGTAAGCTGCAACCGCTGGTGGATTATGTGCTCTCGTTGGGTAGGACTCTGGAGAAGAAGCATTTGCTTGGCGTGACACAAAGTGAAACTGGTGGACTTGCCCGTAGATTAAAGAAAATGCTGGTTGATCTGAACCAGTATGACAAGGCTAGGGACATAGCAAGGACTTTCAACCTTAAGGAGGCATTGTGA
- the LOC103425437 gene encoding small polypeptide DEVIL 4-like — MKMGSSGSMAGSKRRLSSSSSKGLGGVLREQRARLYIIRRCVVMLLCWHD, encoded by the coding sequence ATGAAGATGGGCAGCTCTGGCAGCATGGCAGGCAGCAAGAGAAGGTTGTCTTCGTCGTCAAGCAAAGGACTCGGAGGGGTCCTGCGAGAGCAAAGAGCCAGGCTTTACATCATCAGGAGGTGTGTGGTCATGCTCCTCTGCTGGCATGATTGA
- the LOC103425438 gene encoding SUPPRESSOR OF GAMMA RESPONSE 1-like — protein MAGPSWLVDKNRIATKIKSASGGYDPNVIIWQSNPTKACPKCQHTIDNSDVAQEWPGLPKGVKFDPTDQEIIWHLIAKSGVGDRKPHPFIDEFILIVDDDEGICCSHPRKLPSVKLDGSASHFFHRAIKAYNTGTRKRRKIHDGDGDVRWHKTGRTKPVILDGVQRGCKKIMVLYMSTVRGGKPVKTNWVMHQYHLGVEEDEKDGEYVISKIYYQQQEAKEADKTDQDVPESIDAVITKVDPVTPKSVTPEPPRAERKLGDFDLGLDTPAPSRDPFLQYRVEDGAEDEDEVNFEVDRALDEIHPEVDCAEDDVLPESEKPDDYDQHKVENQADEVINNTENIAQEDPKWWDSESQNLLDSQQLVEGLSLCDDLLQSQSPTRGGHENGEQAHIKPPRLADYAKLGPEDLKKDLEACQNLVLDPANILELDTPPDFRLSQLEFGSQESFLSWGGKVAD, from the exons ATGGCTGG GCCATcgtggttggttgacaaaaatagaatCGCAACAAAAATCAAGAGTGCATCTGGAGGATATGATCCTAATGTGATTATATGGCAAAGCAACCCAACTAAAGCTTGTCCAAAATGCCAGCATACGATTGACAATAGTGAT GTTGCTCAAGAGTGGCCAGGTTTACCCAAGGGtgtaaaatttgatccaactgaTCAAGAGATTATATGGCACTTAATTGCAAAATCTGGTGTAGGTGATCGCAAACCCCATCCTTTTATTGATGAGTTTATTCTAATTGTTGACGACGATGAAGGAATCTGTTGTTCCCATCCTAGGAAACTACCTA GTGTTAAGCTAGATGGAAGTGCTTCCCACTTCTTTCATAGAGCAATTAAGGCTTACAATACTGGAACGCGAAAGCGTCGAAAGATAcatgatggtgatggtgatgtcCGCTGGCACAAGACTGGAAGGACTAAACCAGTGATCTTGGATGGGGTGCAAAGAGGGTGTAAGAAGATTATGGTTCTATACATGAGCACGGTCAGAGGAGGAAAACCTGTGAAAACCAATTGGGTTATGCATCAATATCACCTAGGCGTTGAGGAGGATGAGAAGGATGGAGAGTATGTTATATCTAAAATATATTACCAGCAGCAGGAAGCTAAGGAAGCTGATAAAACTGATCAAGATGTTCCTGAAAGTATTGATGCAGTGATCACCAAGGTAGATCCAGTCACTCCCAAGTCGGTTACTCCTGAACCTCCGCGCGCTGAACGAAAGCTTGGTGATTTTGATTTGGGATTGGATACTCCTGCTCCTTCCAGAGATCCCTTTCTTCAG TATCGTGTGGAGGATGGTGCTGAAGATGAGGATGAAGTTAATTTTGAGGTGGACCGTGCTTTAGATGAAATTCATCCAGAGGTGGACTGTGCTGAAGATGATGTTCTTCCTGAATCTGAAAAGCCTGACGATTATGACCAACACAAGGTAGAAAATCAAGCTGATGAAGTAATTAATAACACTGAAAACATTGCTCAGGAAGATCCAAAATGGTGGGACAGTGAGTCACAGAATCTTCTGGATTCGCAACAGCTTGTGGAAGGGTTGTCTCTGTGTGATGATCTTCTTCAGAGCCAATCTCCAACTAGGGGTGGACATGAAAATGGTGAACAAGCGCACATCAAACCCCCCCGTCTTGCTGATTATGCTAAACTAGGACCAGAGGATTTAAAGAAGGATCTAGAGGCTTGTCAAAATCTTGTCCTCGATCCTGCTAATATTTTGGAACTCGATACACCTCCAGATTTCCGACTTAGCCAGCTG GAATTCGGGTCACAGGAAAGTTTCCTTTCTTGGGGTGGCAAGGTGGCTGACTGA